DNA sequence from the Leopardus geoffroyi isolate Oge1 chromosome A3, O.geoffroyi_Oge1_pat1.0, whole genome shotgun sequence genome:
agagacagagcacgatcaggggaggggcagagagagggagacacagaatctgaagcaggctccaggctccgagttgtcagcacagagccccatgccgggctccaacccacgaaccgtgagcacGTGATCTGacccgaagctggacacttaaccgactgagccatccgggtgcccctgagagagagagaaagagagaaagagaatcttaagctggctccatgctcattgaggagcctgaagcaggactcgaccccatgaccatgagatcatgacctgagccgaaatcactcaaccgattgagatacccaggcgcccctatccacacaggtgttaaaaattattatcaaataTGCTAAGATTTAAGAACCTAGAGTTTTCATGCACATCTTTCTTCCAGCTTCCTAGCACATTCCATACCTCCCATCTTGGACGCATATGCCTGCAAAAGGCTGGATGCATCCCTCTCTAGTTTATCTGAGGTCTGCCCATTCTCATTTGGTCCCCATGGACattttaattcaagaaaaatatattgaacatctattatgtgTGGAAAGCAATATCCTGAAACAgattcagtgaacaaaacagacaaaccacCTTCCCTCATGAAGCTGTATTTTAGGGGCATGGGAAGAACAAAGAGTAAAACTACATAAACATAATAGACAAGTGAATTAGGCTTCATACGAATTTGTGTCTTATTTATCGGCTCTGGGGCCTAGGTTGGTCACTTCTGTAGTCTCACTTTTCCCTGCCTATAAAATCAGATGACAGTGACCCTTCTCGCATTGGGGGAATTCCAACTGAATTCCAGGAGGATTCCAGGAGAGGATGGTGTTAAATGTCTAGCACACAGGGATGTCTGCCTTCCCACCCCAATCCAGACTCCTCCTGTCATTCTGGGTGACCACACGGGGCGGTGCAGTATAGCTTTCTGTTATGGACGGAAATGCTCTAATCTGCTTTGTTTACTGTAGTGACCGCTAGAGTGGCTGTTGtgtacttgaaatgtggctagtgtgattGAGGAACTgaattgtaagtttttatttaatttaaatttaaagttaaggTTGACTAGCCGTATGTGGCTAGTGAATTAGACAACATGGGTGTAAATGGTCTGAATGACAAGTCTTCTTGGGGATCATCTGGATTGAAGTCCTCCTCTCTCGTTTTTCAGATGAGAAGTTTCAGGACTTGGTCTGTGGGTTTTCTTCTGGCCCATCTCTGGGAGAGTTAGTGGGGGACACTTTGTGGCTCCAGTCTTTTCTTGGAAAAAGGATCAGGGCTGGCCTGATGCCTGGAGCACGAGGCCCTGATGCTTAGGTGATCATGTGGATGCCTGTGCACCCAGGTGTGGGCCCCCTTGCCTCTGGGTGCCCATCCTGTGGCTGCTGGCAGATCCAGGGTCTGCTGGATGCTCTTAAGCAGGGTTTTGTGATTGTGGgcatttccagcttctcttggaGTGGCACAGCACAGGGCTGATATTTCTAGCTGACAGGCATCCATGGGTCACTGTGAAGTCCATACTGGAAGCTGATGAGTGTCTGGACttcactggggtggggggtggggccttTCTACACTCCTCCCCCGCTGGCTTATTGCTATGCCTGGGGCCTGGCATGTCCAGACGGGTGGATAGCACAGGGCAGCTTCCTGCCTGAGTGGGTAAGGGTAGAAGGTGGGACCAGGTTCCCTGGGGCCAGTCCGGGTGGGGTGTGGGGTTACAGCGCTTTCTCTTGGTCACCCAACCCTAAAACTGCTGTGCCGGCACCTCCCTGGTTGGAAGCAAGGGGCAGAGCCATCAGTTTGCTGGGTTAGCTTAATCAAGTTGGTTGAactccctgagcttcagtttccctgtctgcaaAATGGAGCTGTTAAGAGGACCCGTTGAGAGATTAAGTTGGCTGGGGCCCAGCATATGGCCTGGAGCCCACTCTGCTTCCTTTAAAGCGAGGCTTGTCCTGTCTTTTCTGCTCAGGCTGCTCCTGTCATTCTTTGGCACTTTTTCCACTCTGCCTCAGGAGGGGCTGGTCTCCTGAGAAGGAGGCGGGGCTGTGGGCGGAGTCACAGGCCCTCAGTGGTGGCTTTCTGTCTTCTGATTGGCTCCCTGTGAATCGGGGGCGTGGCTATTACCTTTTAATAGGGAACGCGTCTTCAGCCCATTTCGGTCTTTGCTGAGCCTTTGTCTGAGCGCGCTCAGCCTCTGTCTTTCCTCCCCTGCAGCCGTTGCCGGCGTCCAGCTGCCAACTTTCTGCCTGGATCTGGCTCCTCATTTCTCCGGCCTTCCCAGACCAAAGCCCTCAGGGTATGTAACAGCCATGCCTGTGGACACACTGACTCCGGGAGCCCGGGACACCCCTGCCCTACCTTTCCGCCTGCGGACCAAAGTCCCCGGCTACCTGCTACGGCGGCCAGCAGATGGTGGAGCCCGGAAACCCAGTGCTGTGGAGCGCCTGGAGGCTGACAAGGCCAAGTACGTCAAGAGCCTGCATGTGGCCAACACCCGCCAGGAACCTGTGCAGCCCCTGCTGTCCAAACAGCCACTCTTCAGCCCTGGGACGCGCCGCACGGTGCTCACGCCTAGCCGCCGAGTCCTGCCTGGCCCTGGCCGCCGGCCCCAGCTGGACTTGGACATCCTTAGCAGCCTTATCGACTTGTGTGATAGTCCCGTGTCCCCTGCCGAGGCCGGCCGTACCCCTGGACGGACAGAGGGagcccaccaggcgcccccagccacCCCCCCACGCCCACCGCCCAGTACAGCTGCGGTTCGCCGAGTGGATGTCCGTCCCCTGCCTGCCTcacctgcccagccctgcccatcGCCAGGCACTACCACTGCCTCCAGCCCGGCCCGCCCCCCGGGTTTGCAGCGCTCCAAGTCGGATT
Encoded proteins:
- the FAM110A gene encoding protein FAM110A, with amino-acid sequence MPVDTLTPGARDTPALPFRLRTKVPGYLLRRPADGGARKPSAVERLEADKAKYVKSLHVANTRQEPVQPLLSKQPLFSPGTRRTVLTPSRRVLPGPGRRPQLDLDILSSLIDLCDSPVSPAEAGRTPGRTEGAHQAPPATPPRPPPSTAAVRRVDVRPLPASPAQPCPSPGTTTASSPARPPGLQRSKSDLSERFSRAAADLERFFNFCGLDPEEARGLGVAHLARASSDIVSLAGPSAGPGSSEGDCSRRSSATVEERARERERVPYGVSVVERNARVIKWLYGLRQARDTPAAEG